In a single window of the Callithrix jacchus isolate 240 chromosome 1, calJac240_pri, whole genome shotgun sequence genome:
- the NIPSNAP3A gene encoding protein NipSnap homolog 3A isoform X2, which yields MLVLRSGLTRALASRTLAPQVCSPFATGPRQYDGTLYEFRTYYLKPSKMNEFLENFKKNVHLRTAHSELVGYWSAEFGGRMNKVFHIWKYDHFAHRSEVRKALAKDKEWQEKFLIPNLALIDKQESEITYLVPWCKLEKPSKEVHVLWWNESADSRAAGRHKSHEDPRVVAAVRESVNYLVSQQNMLLIPTSFSPLK from the exons GTGTGCTCACCTTTTGCTACAGGACCTAGACAATATGATGGAACCTTATATGAATTTCGTACTTATTACCTTAAACCCTCAAAAATGAATGAGTTCctggaaaattttaagaaaaatgttcatCTTCGGACAGCTCACTCTGAATTGGTTGGATACTGGAGTGCAGAATTTGGAGGCAGAATGAATAAAGTGTTTCATATTTGGAAGTATG ATCATTTTGCTCATCGAAGTGAAGTTCGGAAAGCCTTGGCCAAAGATAAGGAATGGCAAGAAAAATTCCTCATTCCAAATTTGGCTCTCATTGATAAACAAGAGAGTGAGATTACTTACTTGGTACCATGGTGCAAATTAGAAAAACCTTCAAAAGAAG TTCACGTTCTTTGGTGGAATGAGAGTGCAGATAGTCGTGCAGCTGGGAGACATAAGTCCCATGAGGATCCCAGAGTTGTGGCGGCTG TTCGAGAAAGTGTCAACTACCTAGTGTCTCAGCAGAATATGCTTCTGATTCCTACATCATTTTCACCATTGAAATAG
- the NIPSNAP3A gene encoding protein NipSnap homolog 3A isoform X1, whose protein sequence is MLVLRSGLTRALASRTLAPQVCSPFATGPRQYDGTLYEFRTYYLKPSKMNEFLENFKKNVHLRTAHSELVGYWSAEFGGRMNKVFHIWKYDHFAHRSEVRKALAKDKEWQEKFLIPNLALIDKQESEITYLVPWCKLEKPSKEGVYELATFQMKPGGPALWGDAFKRAVHAHVNLGYTKLVGVFHTEYGALNRVHVLWWNESADSRAAGRHKSHEDPRVVAAVRESVNYLVSQQNMLLIPTSFSPLK, encoded by the exons GTGTGCTCACCTTTTGCTACAGGACCTAGACAATATGATGGAACCTTATATGAATTTCGTACTTATTACCTTAAACCCTCAAAAATGAATGAGTTCctggaaaattttaagaaaaatgttcatCTTCGGACAGCTCACTCTGAATTGGTTGGATACTGGAGTGCAGAATTTGGAGGCAGAATGAATAAAGTGTTTCATATTTGGAAGTATG ATCATTTTGCTCATCGAAGTGAAGTTCGGAAAGCCTTGGCCAAAGATAAGGAATGGCAAGAAAAATTCCTCATTCCAAATTTGGCTCTCATTGATAAACAAGAGAGTGAGATTACTTACTTGGTACCATGGTGCAAATTAGAAAAACCTTCAAAAGAAG GAGTCTATGAACTGGCCACTTTTCAGATGAAACCTGGTGGGCCAGCTCTGTGGGGTGATGCATTTAAAAGGGCAGTTCATGCTCATGTCAATCTAGGCTACACAAAACTAGTTGGAGTGTTCCACACAGAATATGGAGCACTCAACAGAG TTCACGTTCTTTGGTGGAATGAGAGTGCAGATAGTCGTGCAGCTGGGAGACATAAGTCCCATGAGGATCCCAGAGTTGTGGCGGCTG TTCGAGAAAGTGTCAACTACCTAGTGTCTCAGCAGAATATGCTTCTGATTCCTACATCATTTTCACCATTGAAATAG